One window from the genome of Anopheles merus strain MAF chromosome 3R, AmerM5.1, whole genome shotgun sequence encodes:
- the LOC121595403 gene encoding uncharacterized protein LOC121595403, which translates to MASKLFVLAFLCIALVAVVQSAPQYAHGDVPTYDEEDFDEESLKPHSSSSDDGEEEFDPSLLEEHANAPTARDPGRNPEFLRNSNPDAQASAPAASSSESDE; encoded by the exons ATGGCTTCGAAGCTGTTCGTGTTAGCCTTCCTGTGTATCGCATTGGTGGCGGTTGTGCAG AGTGCACCGCAGTATGCCCACGGCGACGTGCCAACTTATGATGAGGAAGATTTTGACGAGGAATCGTTAAAGCCCCACTCATCGTCAAGTGACGATGGTGAGGAAGAGTTTGATCCAA GCCTGCTCGAAGAACACGCCAACGCCCCCACTGCTCGGGATCCCGGAAGGAACCCGGAATTCCTCAGAAATTCCAACCCTGACGCACAAGCATCTGCTCCGGCAGCGTCTTCTTCGGAATCGGACGAATAA
- the LOC121595402 gene encoding uncharacterized protein LOC121595402 isoform X1 yields the protein MKKLLLFLLLTYLCSAALSASILDYLTLATEEEAEAKEEEVGPSNCLCNGPSCICCIDFNMTLIDLGGPGCVRLKYLSADEGIALNVSYGDSVLHSQRVKGPDPPPTCLNVFSSLAQMCARFSELLPTDEGLRGCLQLEPMLLGDVQIELPLGCFRMGPKGMEVIKSAEEQIKEQIPSESEEPTTPAVAVVEEKPAASNSTSTLSLLDNLSTADILAAVSESTDEGIAMISNWLGLSVNRVQKPAEGGAAETDASAASEGESDKKEEDEE from the exons ATGAAGAAATTGTTGTTATTCCTCTTACTGACCTATTTATGCTCCGCCGCTCTCTCTGCCAGCATACTGG ACTATCTCACACTCGCCACTGAGGAGGAAGCGGAAGCCAAAGAGGAAGAAGTGGGCCCCAGCAATTGTCTGTGCAATGGACCTTCCTGTATATGCTGCATCGATTTCAACATGACCCTCATTGATCTCGGCGGTCCTG GTTGCGTGCGGCTAAAGTATCTCTCCGCCGACGAAGGGATCGCGCTGAACGTTTCCTACGGCGATAGCGTGCTGCACAGCCAGCGTGTCAAGGGACCGGACCCGCCACCGACCTGCCTGAACGTGTTCTCCAGCCTGGCGCAGATGTGCGCCCGGTTCAGCGAGCTGCTGCCGACGGACGAGGGTCTGCGTGGTTGCCTGCAGCTCGAACCGATGCTGCTCGGCGACGTGCAGATCGAGCTGCCCCTCGGCTGCTTCCGGATGGGTCCGAAGGGCATGGAGGTGATTAAGTCGGCCGAGGAGCAGATCAAGGAACAGATTCCCAGTGAAAG CGAGGAACCGACTACGCCGGCGGTGGCCGTTGTAGAGGAGAAGCCGGCAGCCAGTAACAGTACTTCTACGCTGTCGCTGCTGGACAACCTGTCGACGGCCGACATTCTGGCGGCGGTCAGCGAATCGACGGACGAGGGCATCGCCATGATCTCGAACTGGCTGGGCCTTTCGGTGAACCGTGTACAGAAGCCGGCCGAGGGTGGCGCCGCGGAAACGGACGCCAGCGCTGCCAGCGAGGGAGAAAGTGATAAGAAGGAAGAGGATGAAGAGTAA
- the LOC121595401 gene encoding hepatoma-derived growth factor-related protein 2-like isoform X1, producing the protein MVASKKSFEIGDLVFAKVKGYPPWPAKVTRIEKNKYNVYFYGTGETANIKKEDLFAYETSKEKFATEKIMKRKGFKEAMLQIESALSGDDPSPVSLAFDVAAVQSGIDDMAESKEMSMSAAETTFDESHVSANSTVYNTSNVKQEVIDKQYGNENASTPQMAQIKSNANVKSTGAKKTAANAAAAHATNNGAQKKSDDATTVSPQQQDNSGGETKEVTSRRGRVIKQKRFMDGDDEDSGTGAGAPPKKKAMTLAPAKAKEAATPAATKKLNPFEKIADERLYLLKLERQLVELNLDIKSSVKLNCADPERCVKLMEQYENLSVTSTILKKNPNCVETMKRLRKYVGNAKAWNMDDKEKLQFDFQAQQIRNKAEQIYSRFKEILGMTDSRMPFWEWFRQEVTKFEEAAKNLTTEELFMLVDEKELIQDGQQQLTEPANATTELNETTNNDPSPAAEGCAEEGLEAPAPAEASAEKLED; encoded by the exons ATGGTGGCGTCCAAAAAGTCCTTCGAGATAGGGGATTTGGTGTTTGCCAAAGTAAAGGGCTACCCACCCTGGCCAGCGAAG GTCACGCGGATCGAAAAGAACAAATACAATGTCTACTTCTACGGAACGGGTGAAAC CGCCAACATCAAGAAGGAGGACCTGTTCGCGTACGAAACGTCGAAGGAGAAGTTTGCGAcggaaaaaatcatgaaacgGAAGGGCTTCAAGGAAGCAATGCTACAGATTGAATCCGCCCTGAGCGGTGACGATCCAAGCCCTgtaagt CTTGCGTTTGACGTTGCGGCGGTACAATCGGGGATCGATGATATGGCGGAATCGAAAGAAATGTCAATGTCCGCTGCCGAG ACCACCTTCGATGAGTCGCACGTGTCGGCGAACTCTACCGTGTACAACACAAGCAATGTGAAGCAGGAAGTCATAGACAAACAGTATGGCAATGAGAACGCCAGCACACCCCAGATGGCTCAAATTAAATCGAATGCAAATGTAAAATCCACTGGCGCAAAGAAAACTGCCGCCAACGCCGCCGCCGCGCACGCAACCAATAATGGAGCGCAGAAAAAGTCGGACGACGCGACAACCGTGTCGCCACAGCAGCAGGACAACAGCGGCGGCGAAACGAAGGAAGTCACCAGCCGAAGGGGTAGAGTAATAAAGCAGAAAAGGTTTATGGATGGAGATGACGAGGACAGTGGCACTGGGGCAGGAGCGCCGCCAAAGAAGAAAGCGATGACTCTTGCACCGGCGAAAGCGAAGGAGGCGGCTACCCCTGCTGCGACCAAGAAGCTGAACCCGTTCG AAAAAATCGCCGATGAGCGGCTATACCTGTTGAAGCTCGAGCGGCAACTGGTGGAACTGAATCTGGATATAAAATCGTCGGTGAAGCTGAATTGTGCCGATCCGGAACGATGCGTCAAGCTGATGGAACAGTATGAAA ATTTGAGCGTTACTTCGACGATCCTGAAGAAAAATCCCAACTGCGTCGAAACGATGAAGAGGTTACGAAAGTACGTCGGCAATGCGAAAGCATGGAACATGGACGACAAAGAGAAGCTTCAGTTCGATTTCCAAGCGCAGCAAATTCGAAACAAGGCAGAACAGATATATTCTCGCTTTAAA GAGATTTTGGGAATGACGGACAGCAGAATGCCTTTCTGGGAGTGGTTCCGGCAGGAGGTAACCAAGTTCGAGGAGGCGGCGAAGAACTTGACGACCGAGGAACTTTTTATGCTCGTTGACGAGAAAG AATTAATTCAAGACGGCCAACAACAACTCACCGAACCGGCCAATGCCACTACGGAGCTAAACGAGACGACCAATAACGACCCGTCACCGGCAGCTGAAGGTTGTGCGGAAGAGGGATTGGAAGCTCCGGCACCAGCTGAAGCAAGTGCGGAGAAACTGGAAGACTAG
- the LOC121595402 gene encoding uncharacterized protein LOC121595402 isoform X2, whose protein sequence is MTLIDLGGPGCVRLKYLSADEGIALNVSYGDSVLHSQRVKGPDPPPTCLNVFSSLAQMCARFSELLPTDEGLRGCLQLEPMLLGDVQIELPLGCFRMGPKGMEVIKSAEEQIKEQIPSESEEPTTPAVAVVEEKPAASNSTSTLSLLDNLSTADILAAVSESTDEGIAMISNWLGLSVNRVQKPAEGGAAETDASAASEGESDKKEEDEE, encoded by the exons ATGACCCTCATTGATCTCGGCGGTCCTG GTTGCGTGCGGCTAAAGTATCTCTCCGCCGACGAAGGGATCGCGCTGAACGTTTCCTACGGCGATAGCGTGCTGCACAGCCAGCGTGTCAAGGGACCGGACCCGCCACCGACCTGCCTGAACGTGTTCTCCAGCCTGGCGCAGATGTGCGCCCGGTTCAGCGAGCTGCTGCCGACGGACGAGGGTCTGCGTGGTTGCCTGCAGCTCGAACCGATGCTGCTCGGCGACGTGCAGATCGAGCTGCCCCTCGGCTGCTTCCGGATGGGTCCGAAGGGCATGGAGGTGATTAAGTCGGCCGAGGAGCAGATCAAGGAACAGATTCCCAGTGAAAG CGAGGAACCGACTACGCCGGCGGTGGCCGTTGTAGAGGAGAAGCCGGCAGCCAGTAACAGTACTTCTACGCTGTCGCTGCTGGACAACCTGTCGACGGCCGACATTCTGGCGGCGGTCAGCGAATCGACGGACGAGGGCATCGCCATGATCTCGAACTGGCTGGGCCTTTCGGTGAACCGTGTACAGAAGCCGGCCGAGGGTGGCGCCGCGGAAACGGACGCCAGCGCTGCCAGCGAGGGAGAAAGTGATAAGAAGGAAGAGGATGAAGAGTAA
- the LOC121595401 gene encoding hepatoma-derived growth factor-related protein 2-like isoform X2, with protein sequence MVASKKSFEIGDLVFAKVKGYPPWPAKVTRIEKNKYNVYFYGTGETANIKKEDLFAYETSKEKFATEKIMKRKGFKEAMLQIESALSGDDPSPLAFDVAAVQSGIDDMAESKEMSMSAAETTFDESHVSANSTVYNTSNVKQEVIDKQYGNENASTPQMAQIKSNANVKSTGAKKTAANAAAAHATNNGAQKKSDDATTVSPQQQDNSGGETKEVTSRRGRVIKQKRFMDGDDEDSGTGAGAPPKKKAMTLAPAKAKEAATPAATKKLNPFEKIADERLYLLKLERQLVELNLDIKSSVKLNCADPERCVKLMEQYENLSVTSTILKKNPNCVETMKRLRKYVGNAKAWNMDDKEKLQFDFQAQQIRNKAEQIYSRFKEILGMTDSRMPFWEWFRQEVTKFEEAAKNLTTEELFMLVDEKELIQDGQQQLTEPANATTELNETTNNDPSPAAEGCAEEGLEAPAPAEASAEKLED encoded by the exons ATGGTGGCGTCCAAAAAGTCCTTCGAGATAGGGGATTTGGTGTTTGCCAAAGTAAAGGGCTACCCACCCTGGCCAGCGAAG GTCACGCGGATCGAAAAGAACAAATACAATGTCTACTTCTACGGAACGGGTGAAAC CGCCAACATCAAGAAGGAGGACCTGTTCGCGTACGAAACGTCGAAGGAGAAGTTTGCGAcggaaaaaatcatgaaacgGAAGGGCTTCAAGGAAGCAATGCTACAGATTGAATCCGCCCTGAGCGGTGACGATCCAAGCCCT CTTGCGTTTGACGTTGCGGCGGTACAATCGGGGATCGATGATATGGCGGAATCGAAAGAAATGTCAATGTCCGCTGCCGAG ACCACCTTCGATGAGTCGCACGTGTCGGCGAACTCTACCGTGTACAACACAAGCAATGTGAAGCAGGAAGTCATAGACAAACAGTATGGCAATGAGAACGCCAGCACACCCCAGATGGCTCAAATTAAATCGAATGCAAATGTAAAATCCACTGGCGCAAAGAAAACTGCCGCCAACGCCGCCGCCGCGCACGCAACCAATAATGGAGCGCAGAAAAAGTCGGACGACGCGACAACCGTGTCGCCACAGCAGCAGGACAACAGCGGCGGCGAAACGAAGGAAGTCACCAGCCGAAGGGGTAGAGTAATAAAGCAGAAAAGGTTTATGGATGGAGATGACGAGGACAGTGGCACTGGGGCAGGAGCGCCGCCAAAGAAGAAAGCGATGACTCTTGCACCGGCGAAAGCGAAGGAGGCGGCTACCCCTGCTGCGACCAAGAAGCTGAACCCGTTCG AAAAAATCGCCGATGAGCGGCTATACCTGTTGAAGCTCGAGCGGCAACTGGTGGAACTGAATCTGGATATAAAATCGTCGGTGAAGCTGAATTGTGCCGATCCGGAACGATGCGTCAAGCTGATGGAACAGTATGAAA ATTTGAGCGTTACTTCGACGATCCTGAAGAAAAATCCCAACTGCGTCGAAACGATGAAGAGGTTACGAAAGTACGTCGGCAATGCGAAAGCATGGAACATGGACGACAAAGAGAAGCTTCAGTTCGATTTCCAAGCGCAGCAAATTCGAAACAAGGCAGAACAGATATATTCTCGCTTTAAA GAGATTTTGGGAATGACGGACAGCAGAATGCCTTTCTGGGAGTGGTTCCGGCAGGAGGTAACCAAGTTCGAGGAGGCGGCGAAGAACTTGACGACCGAGGAACTTTTTATGCTCGTTGACGAGAAAG AATTAATTCAAGACGGCCAACAACAACTCACCGAACCGGCCAATGCCACTACGGAGCTAAACGAGACGACCAATAACGACCCGTCACCGGCAGCTGAAGGTTGTGCGGAAGAGGGATTGGAAGCTCCGGCACCAGCTGAAGCAAGTGCGGAGAAACTGGAAGACTAG